The following are encoded in a window of Lagenorhynchus albirostris chromosome 3, mLagAlb1.1, whole genome shotgun sequence genomic DNA:
- the SPZ1 gene encoding LOW QUALITY PROTEIN: spermatogenic leucine zipper protein 1 (The sequence of the model RefSeq protein was modified relative to this genomic sequence to represent the inferred CDS: deleted 2 bases in 1 codon; substituted 1 base at 1 genomic stop codon), translating to MPWSSALLIQSEMEVATLSKMLKSPDLNEESLHPRIIIALFEIGSLPPVSCSSLPSQKNXSDHEATEQRIAKKFENLLKEIKDIVKHKTSYEEKIIETKESFEETNISEDVSELKEKIRELDKINKVLLEKLLASWDLGKEQNSKKQEMMLENQNSKDTMQGCARDLVNCSEEKRALHETQLSKEKAKHRFPLVQEENIKLRYNMEQLLQEAKHWSVQHTELSELIKSYQKSQTDIKTLENNGAHSPTQTNNGVSAKHELEEQVRKLKQDTYSLHLIAALLENECQILEQRVELLKEFHHQKEGPLQGEPIQINYEQNKTEQKLSEAEKVKIHKQNMQEMFQKGDQFYRSLDVCHKKKARNNLFNTHIARRALVGKKRPASSLS from the exons ATGCCCTGGTCATCAGCCCTACTAATTCAGTCTGAGATGGAAGTGGCCACCCTCTCCAAAATGCTTAAGTCTCCTGATCTCAATGAAGAGTCTTTGCACCCTAGGATTATCATTGCCTTATTTGAAATTGGATCACTTCCCCCTGTTTCTTGCAGTTCTCTCCCTTCCCAAAAAAAC TGAAGTGACCATGAAGCAACTGAACAACGAATTGCAAAGAAGTTTGAAAAcctcttaaaagaaattaaagatattgTTAAACATAAGACAAGTTATGAAGAGAAGATCATAGAAACAAAAGAATCTTTTGAGGAAACCAATATCTCTGAGGATGTGTcagaacttaaagaaaaaatcagagaacttgataaaataaataaagtactatTGGAAAAGCTACTTGCTAGTTGGGACTTAGGGAAAGAACAGAACTCAAAGAAACAGGAGATGATGTTGGAAAACCAGAACTCCAAGGACACCATGCAAGGTTGTGCAAGGGATTTGGTAAACTGTTCAGAAGAAAAAAGAGCCCTTCATGAAACTCAACTAAGTAAGGAAAAAGCAAAGCACAGATTTCCTCTtgtccaagaagaaaatatcaaactGAGGTACAATATGGAGCAGTTACTACAGGAAGCAAAACACTGGAGTGTGCAACATACTGAGCTCAGTGAACTAATAAAGTCCTATCAGAAATCTCAGACAGACATCAAAACTCTTGAAAATAATGGCGCCCATTCCCCAACTCAAACGAATAATGGGGTGTCAGCTAAGCATGAGCTGGAAgaacaagtgaggaaactgaaacaagACACATATTCACTGCATTTGATTGCAGCTCTGCTGGAGAATGAATGCCAAATCTTAGAGCAGAGGGTAGAGCTTCTCAAGGAATTCCATCATCAGAAAGAGGGACCTCTACAAGGGGAGCCAATTCAGATAAACTATGAGCAGAACAAGACAGAACAGAAGCTATCAGAGGCAGAGAAGGTCAAAATACATAAGCAaaacatgcaagaaatgtttcaaaAAGGAGACCAATTCTATAGAAGCCTGGATGTTTGTCATAAAAAGAAAGCTCGTAATAATTTGTTCAATACTCATATTGCAAGAAGAGCTCTTGTAGGAAAAAAGAGGCCAGCCAGCAGCCTAAGTTAG